GGCCTGCTGATGGTGAACCTCATCCGGCCGGGCGTGAACGCCGACATGGGCGCGGCGGCGCAGCAGGAGGTGCCCGAACTCAGCACGCCGGACTCTGCCGTCGATCTCATCCTCGACATCGTCCCGAACAACTTCTTCGCCGCCGCTTCGGCCGGCGACATGCTGGCGATCATCTTCTTCTGCATCGTCTTCGGCGCGGCGATCACGGGACTGCCGGAGAAGCCCCGCGTGGTCGTCACCGACATCTTCAACGCCTTCTTCCAGGCGATGATGGCGCTCACGTCGGGGATCATAAAGTTCCTCCCCATCGGCGTCTTCGCGCTGATCACGAAGATGGTGGGGGAGACCGGCTTTGAACGCTTCGCCGCGCTCGCGAAGTACTTCGCCACGATCGGGTCGGGGCTCACGATCCACCTCTTCATCACGATGCCGCTTCTGCTCATCGTGCTGGGCCGCATCAAGCCGCTGGTACACTTCGCGAACCTGCGCG
The sequence above is drawn from the Candidatus Palauibacter scopulicola genome and encodes:
- a CDS encoding cation:dicarboxylase symporter family transporter codes for the protein MEYDPTLPWYRRLHWQVLAAMGLGLLTGWAFGAPAAENIGWIGELFMKLLRMIIVPLVLTSIVSGVASVGGGRAIGRLFGKTMGYYVLSSMLAALTGLLMVNLIRPGVNADMGAAAQQEVPELSTPDSAVDLILDIVPNNFFAAASAGDMLAIIFFCIVFGAAITGLPEKPRVVVTDIFNAFFQAMMALTSGIIKFLPIGVFALITKMVGETGFERFAALAKYFATIGSGLTIHLFITMPLLLIVLGRIKPLVHFANLR